The Ostrea edulis chromosome 1, xbOstEdul1.1, whole genome shotgun sequence genomic sequence cgcgcatcaattcaattgttgatatcattaattcattcgaagagatcattaattcaattaaagcgcgcatcaattcagcagaagaattaatgctatcatcaattcatttaatgcgcacaataattcagaattgaagatatcattaattatttgaagagatctttaattaaattgttgcgcgcatcaaatgaattgatgatatcttcaaataattgaagatgtcttcaattatttgagtttatgttaatttggcgctccataaatatccacgtttcaacccaaatcaatgcttcttgtgtcacaaaaagatttgacatctgctcaatatttatttatttacgtatatttttgtaactgaagtcaaaaccatactttatttgagcacaCGTGCCACTTtacaaaatcttgtaaaaccctcgagacgttgacagaggtgcgagtgtaaggaacgataactctgggtagagattgatgaAGAATAGTAATCTCAGCACAGAGATTCGTCgcggctggatatttggactggtCACGCCTCTtccgtcagtccaaatattcagcctcgacgaatctcgctgataTTAGGAGAATAGTAGAACAGCGAAAAGGAAAGAGCTAGTTCAACTAAATCAAAGAGACAAAAAGATCAGCTCCAAGCAGAATACCGGGTCCAAGATAAGGAAGTAAAGAAGAGTGCAAGAGAAGACCCGGAAGGTatacactaaaaaaaaaaaaaaaaaaaaaaaaaaaaaaaaaaaatcaaactagcTCATGAAGCGATACAAACTGCATCTAAACAAACAAGACATGCAGACCCTGTACCGAATAAGAAAAACAGATTGATCAGTTAGAGATAGGAAAGGGAATATATTATCAAAAGAAGAAGAATCCAGAAAACGAGGCACTGATAACACCAGCCATGGATACACCAGCCATTATTAATTCAGATCCACCCAGTGTAgaagaggtaaaaaaaaaaaaaaaaaaaacaatagcAAAACTAAAAAATGGAAAAGCGATAGGTATAGACCAGATAAATGCAGGGCTTCTCCAGGACGAAGAATACTGGACACCTACCATCTTGACAAAATATTCTACAGATATGGAAATCGGAAGAGACACCAACTTTCTGGAAAACGGGCCTTTTATATTGTTAAACTACCAAAAAGGAGACCCCTCAAACTGCATCAACTATAGAGAAATAATGCTGCTCTAGGGCACCATGAAAGTTCTAAACAGAGTTATATTTTATAACAGAATCACAGAAATATATGTAACAGATCCCCTACTGCATAAAAAACAAGCAGGTTTTAGGAAGGGAAGGTCTAtcctctttagagaagtcgagaggcatagtcttcgaaggctatgcctctcgaatTCTCTAAAGACAATAGGGAAGGTCATGTGCCGTCCAGAGTTCACTCTCAGACAAATACTAGAACAGAGCCATGAATGGAACTCTACAGTTACATAAATTTTACCGATTTTACGAAAGTCTCTGACAGTGTTAACCGCCTTGCCTTCGAAAGAATTCTCAGTCATTAAGGGGTCCCAGATAAACTCATCTCCATCATTAAGATATTGTACACAGACCTAGATGCCAGATTGAACTGTGGATCAAACCTCTCAAAAGAGTTCAAACTAAAAACGAGAGTAAAACAGGGATGTCTGCTCTCCCCTCTTCTCTTCACATTCTGCGTTGACATGTATCATGCGAGAAAGCACCAAAACAAGCGAACGGGAATCAGTTGAACTTTAACAGAAAGACCTAGATTTTGCAGATGATATAGCACTAATATCCCACCGACACTGTGACATACAAAAATCAACCAGCTTGTAAAACAGCAGAAAAAAATGGCCTGATAATCAATAACACCTAAACTGAGATCATGAAGGTCAACACTGAATAAAATGAACCTATCACCCTAGATGGTAAAAAAAGATTGAAGATGTCACAGACTTCGTATACCTAGGAAGTAAGCCCACTACAGATCGGAACTCAAAGGCAGATGTACTAGCTCGGATTTCCAAAGCCACAGGAGCGTATGCTGCTTTGCGAAATATCTGAAGGTCAACAAAGATCAGTATAAACACCAAAATTAGGATTTTTAAGAGTGATGTGCTTAGATCCCCGGCACTGGAAGAAAATGTCGGTTTATACCCACCATTTTATAGCTGTCTTTTTCAATCATCCTCACGTGTCGTCTGCATAACATTcagtttcatatatatatatatatatatatatatatatacatgtagtatcataCTTGTACAATATCATctgttttattgattattgtGTCTTTGTATACGTGTAATTGTACACTCAAGGGTCAAAAGTATTTCTGCACTGCTAATTTtcactatgtacatgtacatgtatattcattacaactttcatattttaaaaacttcaccaaaatttgataattaatgctatcatttatgaaattttcagaaTAAATGCAGAATTCACTCAAGGTTCACGACAAATGTTACTTTTATCGTTATCTTATATATCTGTGATGGGTTGATTATGAATTATGAGGTAGACCTTTTGAAATGCTAATTAATATAAAATGTGTAAGAATAATTTCAAATACAGTTCTTACAGCATGATTATCCTAGTGGGTGTTAAAAACTGTAacataaatagaaaaaataacaaatacatTGAAATCTAGGTGATTATGCATGGtttgtgaaatttttatggTGATGGTTGcagtagaaatatttttatctatgctttaaaaattgtataatttaatgaattatatacATGGAGTGAAAATTAGTAGTGCGGAAATACTTTTGAACCTTGAGTGTACTTTACATTGTGTTTGCTCAAAGGACTTCCGGCAATTTAAAGTCAAGAAGAGCCCGCGATTCTCAACTCCTAAATACAGAGAGAGTTTGGCGTGGGAGTTTGATACGGTCAGCAGTGGCGGTTCCAAGATTtctgaaagggggggggggtatgaaagtcaatataatttaaaaaaacccaacaatttgagaatttttcaacatatggcatgtatattgtacctgtGACCGTTTCCAATGCTGTAAGACTTGTATACTGTGTCTGTGATCGTTTAGTTTCCAATGATATATTTGCAAGTGCATATTCAAGATGGACTTCGGTTTTCATTGCATTATAGATATAATTCTATTTCGAATTACTCAGAATAGATTAAAGTTAGATTTCTATCTATCACATAAACAGAGTTTCTAACACCTTTCGCTGTCACACTTTAATCTTAGTTTTTACATCTACCCAGTAATAGCTGCCATGTTGTAATGTGTAGCTGTAGacacaaaaaaattatgttgtcatattgtaatttttatatatacaccCACCCcgtaaataatttaaaaaaaaacaacccaataTGTTTACGTTTAATTAGTTTGACCATGATCATGTACATGCATCCAATTTTTTCTCTCCCAAAAATGTGAAAGGATatctttaattttcattcattgcaGATACTTTCAACAGAGTTGTAGCTCTTTTTCTTTTGACTGTACATATAGGACAGCTGTAAATCGGAGCATGAAATTTTTcgtagaacccccccccccccccccacacacacaccgtTGAATGGAGAAAAAAAGAGACGTTTACTGCGTAGAATACAAAATGCAAAAGAAATTGTTACAAATTCAAATTCCTCAACAAAAATACGCAATGTTAAAGACATTTAACAAGTCTGCACTTTAATTTATTGCTGGGAAGTTGGAAAACTAGATATACCGAAAATAAAATCAGTTCCTCACTGTTCGTCAGGCGTTTTCTTGTTTGTCTGACTGGAGAGTTTTTTTGAAAACGATTGCTGGAACGTGTCCTTAGTGATCGATGCCATGGAGGCGTTAAAATTCCTACTGAAGGATGCTCGCCGGGCCCCGTTTCTTTGAAGCATTCCTTTGAACATGGTAGAAAATCGATCATCAGATAGACCGTATATGAACGGGTTGGAAACATGGTTCAGGAAAATAGTCCACAGAAATATGTTATACAGAGCACCGCCATAGAAACCCATAGAACATTCCAGGTTTTCATGGATGTGCAGAACAAGTGCTAGGACATCATGAATCAGAGCGTTGATTAGGTACACAACAGAAATAATCAAAAATGTCATCGTTGTTTTCCCGATGTTGACGTTTTTCTTCTGCCCTTTTTGGCGGTTTTTTGTTCGGACtgtggagtattttgagtgaattCGGATTCTTCGCAGAATTAGAGAATACAGGACACAGAGAAAAAGAGTCACAATGACCAACATGGCTGTCAGGGCAATGTAGTTCCACTGGGCGATCGTGATGGTCAGGGGGTCGTTTTCTAGAAAACAGCGCGTTCCTTTGACATTGTTAATTTGAGTGTTAACTTTGGAATTCCCATACAGCAGAGGTGTAAACCAGGAGAAACCAAGAGCGAACACACAGACGAACAAACAGCTAAGTTTGGCCTGTTGCTCCGTTAGTTGTTTCTTCAGAGGTCTGCAGACTTTCTGGAAGCGATCAATGGCAATGAGGACTAAGACTAGCGATGACGCAATATATACGAAAAATCCCAGGAAATAGCCCGCCTTACAAATAAAGTTAGAAGGGAAATTAATAGGATAATGCAAGTAAAGAATCGCGAACGGCATCACAAAGAAACAGCTGATAAGGTCCAGCACCACCAGACACAGAACGTACACGCGGTAGTTGGATACCCTCGACTTCTGGCTGTACAACAAAAGAACAAACACATTTCCGATGAAGCTCAGCACCATCTGAAGACTGATAAAGTAGATCCCAGGAATATTCCTGCGCATGAATACATCATTAATATCCTTCAGTGTCGTTTGATTGTTCCATTCTCTGTTAACAAGCCACTGAGGACAGAAGAGGTTTTCTCTATGTCCATGGGTgtggtttgtgtgtgtgttggagAATGGAGCGTTAGGCTGAGGACTGGGCAAGTGGTCAATAATTAGAGGTTGATCCGGCATTGGAGGGGGCATATCATGCAATCCGTCGGAATCCATGTTTAAAGGAAATTGCCCGGGCTGTTGATTTTCTCTGAATGTGTTTGACCACAAATAACTGCCTCCTCACCGAATATTTGGTGTTCGATCCGGGTGTTTGAAGTAGAACGACTGGGAAGGGAGCGGAGGAGACGTGAAAAGCTCGCACCCCTTCCGAAATGTTCCATGgaattgtaatattttatttcatttttaccgTCGTCTTTCCCGAGATAATATCGACATTACTCATTTTCTACTCTTAATGGAATACACagtcattaaaaataaatataaaatgatggtGATTTAATTGATATGTATTACACGATGCCCTTTGGTCAGATGAACTGCGAATGACACATACACGAAGCTGGAGGCGAACGTATGGCCGTACTTATAGTAAATTAGCTGGGATACTAAATAGAGTACAGTAAATACACGTATGAtagatatcattaaatatctatcattaaatatattttggattCCTTTTCACCTGATGTCTATTTTTGCTAACTGCTC encodes the following:
- the LOC125665637 gene encoding probable G-protein coupled receptor 45, with product MDSDGLHDMPPPMPDQPLIIDHLPSPQPNAPFSNTHTNHTHGHRENLFCPQWLVNREWNNQTTLKDINDVFMRRNIPGIYFISLQMVLSFIGNVFVLLLYSQKSRVSNYRVYVLCLVVLDLISCFFVMPFAILYLHYPINFPSNFICKAGYFLGFFVYIASSLVLVLIAIDRFQKVCRPLKKQLTEQQAKLSCLFVCVFALGFSWFTPLLYGNSKVNTQINNVKGTRCFLENDPLTITIAQWNYIALTAMLVIVTLFLCVLYSLILRRIRIHSKYSTVRTKNRQKGQKKNVNIGKTTMTFLIISVVYLINALIHDVLALVLHIHENLECSMGFYGGALYNIFLWTIFLNHVSNPFIYGLSDDRFSTMFKGMLQRNGARRASFSRNFNASMASITKDTFQQSFSKKLSSQTNKKTPDEQ